The nucleotide window CAGGAATGCGGGGGCCTTCTAAAAATTGGACCAATATGGTCCTTATAtgggggggttctccacgggtggggTAGTGGGGGAATGTGAGTGGGGGGGttgggtagggtgggggatggaggggggagactttaaaaaaacaaaaaacaaaaaaaaacaaaaaagtgcctcGTTCAACCTGGTTATTTGTTCTGCAAGATTTGAGAGATAGCTAGCAGGGAGAGAGACCAGGGGACTAGGAGCACATCACTGCaaattctttcttggaatgttaatggtctgaggACGAGAGGAAGAAGGGATCGAATATTACAGTATTTGCATGATTCTACTGCACAAATTTTAgtcttgcaggaaacacatttaacaAAGGCGGAGTGTATCAGCGTAATCGAAAAGCTGAGGTGGGTTCAAGCATTTGTATGTACAGAGCACAATTATCAtactaaaggtgtggctattctATTTAAACAGTCACGGCAGGGAAATGTAGTAATTTTGGAGGAAAGATCATATACAGCGGGCGGTGGGTGGTAGTTAAAGTACAGTTTTATGGTCGTAATTTTGTTTAAGTATGGTACTACGGCCCTAATTGCGATGATATAGAACCTCTTAGGTGTCTTTTTTCTCAGCTTCTTGAATTCTCAGACCCGGTCATTTTGATGGGTGGGCATGTGTTTATAATGTATTTATAAGGTGGTTTGTAAGTGAGGCTGCGGCGCTTCACTTGCTTGCTTTGCCCCCAGCCTTGTGGCTCTCGGTTTTCTTGGGCAGCAGCACGGCCTGGATGTTTGGCAGAACGCCTCCCTGGGCGATGGTAACTCTGCCCAGCAGCTTGTTGAGCTCCTCGTCGTTGCGGATGGTGAGCTGGAGGTGCCTGGGGATGATGCGGGTCTTCTTGTTGTCCCGGGCCGCGTTGCCAGCCAGCTCGAGGATCTCGGCCGTCAGGTAATCCAGGACTGCAGCCAGATAGACAGGGGCACCGGCGCCGACCCGCTTGGCGTAGCTTCCCTTTCGGAGGAGCCTGTGCACACGGCCCACAGGGAACTGGAGTCCAGCTCTGGAAGAGCGTGTCTTGGCCTTAGCGCGGGCCTTGCCTCCTTGCTTTCCGCGTCCAGACATGGCGAGCAGCTGCTGTAGGTTCTCACGATCGGAAGATAGAGAGACCgatgttcaacgtctacatggcccccctcgcacaactggcccatcagcacgacctcagcatcctctcctacgccgacgacacccagctcgtcctctccctgaccaaagatcctcacaccgccaaagccaacctccacgagggactgaaatccatcaccgagtggatgagcaacagccgtctgaaactaaactccaacaagacggaagtcctcatcctcggccgctccccctcggcctgaaacgactcttggtggcccaccgccctgggccccccacccaccccagccagccacgcacgaaacctcggcttcatcctcgactccgctctcacaatgtccaaacaggtcaacgcagtctcctcctcctgtttcaacaccctccgcatgctccgcagaatcttcaagtggattccaacaggaaccagaaagacggtgacccaagccctcgtcagtagcagactcgactacggcaacgcactctacacaggcatcccaactaaagacatccaacgactccaacgcatccagaacgcatccgccagcctgatcctcgacataccccgccgatgtcacatctcccaccacctgaaggacctccactggctccccgtgaacaagaggatcacctttaaactactcacccacgcacacaaggcactacacgacaccggacccacctacctgaacaccagactcaacttctacgttccctcacgccaactacgctctgccaaccttgccctcgccatcgtcccccgaatccagcgcaagacctctggcagcagatccttctcctacctcgccaccaagacctggaactcactcccgacctcactacgccagacccaggacctcctcaccttcaggagactcctcaagacatggctcttcgaacgatagcagctaccccccctccacttagcacctcgaaaccctaacgggtacatagcgcgctttataaatctaatgattgattgattgattgatgggtgattttaatgttgtgttaGATAATGAGCTGGATAGGCATAAGTGTAAGTCGCGAGGCACGCCCAAATTgcaacaatatttaaggaggatgatgaaagaatttggtttgtgcgatatttggagacaaagggtggggaatagcagggatttttctttttttaataagaaatacagGCATGCCTCTCAAATTGATTATTTCTTATTAGATTTATGTTTGAGAGAGGTTGTGAAAAAGATAGTGTATTTGCCCTCTCACTTTTTCGGACCATTCCGTGGTTGTGCTAGATATGAGTTTTCCGCAGAGAATATTTAGTAATCGGTGGACTATTGACTGTTCTTTATTACTGGATCAGGAGGTGGTGACGCAATTGCGTAGGGAATCAgaattcttttttagtgtaaataTAGGGTCCGCCCCAACATCAGTAGTATGGGATACGTTTAAAGCCGTTATTAGGGGGGAGATTACGAATATCTCTATTCAGAAGCGTAAAGTGTTTAGAAATGAAATTAATTTGGTAGAGCAGGAAATGcggaagtataaagttgaaatgATAGAATCAGGTGAGACAGAGGCTTTGAGGGCTAGATTGGATGGGTTGAGAAGACAGTTGGAGAAGGTattacagggaagaattcaaaggaaatgggaggcaagcaaattggctcattttgagtatggggaaaatgctgggaagttgttagcctggaaaggtAAAGCAGATCGAGTAAGGAACTATATTAAGGAGATTGAAATGGAGCAGTCAGGAGAAAGAAGAACGGACGATGCAGCAATAGAATTTGCTTTTCAAAACTTCTTTACACAATTGTACTCGGAGGAGTTAGAGGTGGGAGAAGATATGGAGTCGGATTGGATGGGGTctgatatatctttatgtatatcatCGCAGGAGAGGGAAGCACTGAATGCCCCAATCACGCCAGAGGAAATTAGGAGAATTCTGAATAGCAGTAAGACCGGGACTGCTCCAGGTCCGGATGATATCCCAGTGGAGGTATATAAGGCATTAGGGGATTCAATAATCCCAGTTTTGACAGATCTGTTTGGGGGGATTTTTGAACATGGCAATAGCATTCCTCTTTCGTGGAACAAGGCTGTTATCTCATTAATTTTGAAACCTGATAAAACCCTGCGAAATGTGCTTCTTATAGGCCTATATCGTTGTTGAATAGCGATTATAAATTATTTGCTAAAATTTTAGCGGACAGGCTGAGTAGGATAGCTAATAATTTGGTGCACCCAGACCAAAAAGGTTTTTCCAAAGGTAGATATTTGCATGAGATAACTTTTGAATTGATCAGGCGATAGATTTGACTACAACTTTTGGGTCACCGTTGGCAATTATTATTTTAGATGCAATGAAAGCCTTTGATCAAGTAAATTGGAATTATTTGAAATCAATTCTAAGACGGGCCAGCCTAGGAACAAAGTTTTGTGGGGTTATCGATCAGATTTATACAGCACCTTTTGCTAAGGTGTTGGTTAATGGGAAACTTACAGGACCTATCACAATTtctagaggtactaggcagggttgtcccttgTCTCCTGTTTTGTTTAACTTGTATATCGAACACTTCGCTAGAAAAATTAGGCAAAATAGCCTCATCCCTCCCTTCCGCTGCAatggttggaaaaaaaaaaaatctttatatgcagatgatctgctgatATACACTAATAATTTACCATTGGCCTTTAATACAGTTAAAGAATTGGCTGAGCAATTTGGAAGAATATCAGGATATCGGGTTAATGTGGGAAAAACGGAAACTATGCAATGGAATATGGAGGTAGGGCTGATACCGAGTAAGCAGGAAGTACGGTATTTAGGCATTTTAGTGACTCATGATCTTAAGGACCTAGTGGAAAGGAATGCACAAAAATGATTAGCTGAGTGTAAAGGTATGTTACAAAAATGggcatatctccctttgacgatACTCGGGAGAGCAGatttaattaagatgtttattttgcctaaatggaattttgtgtttgcAGCAATCCCTCTGGCAATGCATtaaggatatcttggaagaaattacgcagaagaagggaaaagggaggattgGCTTTACCAGATCTGGCATATTATGCTTGGGCCTTCTTATTCAAGAATTCAAGGATGTTGTTTGTACGCCCAGATGTTTCAGCAGTGGGCGGAATGTATAAGGCAATGGTTTCAACTGTTAAAGGGGCCTCaaggtattttctttttaaatttggcgatcctaaatttttcaaaaaaattacatTGAAAGTATTGCAAGGATTGGCAAGGAGTTGGTATCAGCTGAGACGACGACTTGGTATTCATTATTATAGCTATTACGcgcctatctgggattccccgggcaccccagagtGCTTTAAAGATATTttagcactaccactcaaaaaggcaGGGGTGGAAAGTTGGGGCGATCTCTCTCGAGAGGGTACTTTGCTTTCATGGGAAGAGTTGGTAGGGATAACGAGCGGATCCCTGTGTAGGTTGAAGTATCTGCAGATAAGAGAGTGGGAAAAAGGAATTAAGGGGGGCCTGGGGGTGGTAGTTCATTGGAGGATTCTTTTTTAGAGTTCTCGGTCTCTGCGGTAAAGAagttggcggtttggtattgggaaatgttAGAAACGTTTGATGGGAATTTTACACTACCGACCGATCTGTGGGGTAATGTTGTGCCTGGCGATAAGGTTGGTGTATGGTGGAAGAAGTCGTTGTCGATACTCTACGAAGTAGTGAAGCCATCCCCGTTAAGGAAAAATCATCTTTATATTCTACACAGAGCTTATATCTCGCCGGCAAAACTTTCTAAGTTTAAGAACGGAGAAGTGGTTAAATGTTTGAAATGCGGTGGTGTAGGAGCaacggatattcatatgttttgggattgccccgCTATTCGTTTGTTTTGGGAGGACGTTTTTGGGGTGGTGTCATCTATGTTGGTTTGGGAAATTACTGTATCACTCCCGTTGATTATATTTGGACAGCTACAGGAAGAGGGTATAGGGAGTGGGGTGAATGAtgttaaacttacatttttgttttatgtaattttgttgggTAGGAATGAAATTTGCAAAAACTGGATGAAGGACTACCCTCCGAGTTATATGGATTGGCTCAATGCAGTTCTCCGCACCTCAAGCATGGACTTGAATACGCGGGGTACCAGGAGGAATGCGGAACTTTGGTCGCCTTTGTTCAATTGGGGGGgagttttataaattatttgagaaTTTATTACTTTGAAGTATTTGAAATTGGTTTGTTGCTTACCGTCCAATGATTATTCACCGCTTGCTACTCCTGCTTGTTTGTTTATGCGAACCAGGAGATATAATGGTGCCCCCCCTGGTTTGGGTCCCTCTCTTATCTAGATGGTGAGAAGGGTGTACGCATCAAGAGGTGGCTCAGAATGCGGGGTTGAATGAGggctaaaaaaaatttaaaaagcctGTAATGTTTTATATATCCAGGATATGTCAGATTGTGTGCCCGCACCCATTAGCAACTCATGTAGAACCAGTGTTGTTTGTGGTTCGCTGTCGCCGTTCCCCCATGTGTCACGCACCAGGCGATGCAGCGCCCCGCATGTGataaacccaccctgtcctaaattgTACGCGTCTGCTTGTGCCTCCTATGTTAGGAAGCGGCCCTCCTTGAAGATATCTCCTATGGTCTGTACACCCTTCATGGACCAGGCAGCCAGTCCGTGTTGCCCAGCTATCCTGCCTATGCCCGGGATGGCAAGCAGGGGGATCCCGGGTGAATACCGTGGCGGCCGTTTCCCCCCATTACATACCGGCACCAAACCCAGCCAGCTACAGTCATCAGGGTATTGCTGAGGTGCGGCGGACCGTCCCGACCAAGAAGCCATCTCAGCACATTCGAATGGCCTAAGAAGGCACCCACCATCCAGCCCTCCGAACCGAGGGGGTCTCGTAGCCAGCACATAATCCAATTTATCTGCGCCGCTGCATACTACAATTTGTTCTGCGGAGCGCCTATTCCCCCCTGCTCCAATAGTAGATAAATCTTCCTCAGGGCCACCCGCCGGCGCCCACTGCCCCACACCAATTCAGTAAACAGACTGATCAGAGGCTCGAAGAAGACCTTAGGAAGTGCCAGCGGCAAGGCAGAAAAATAGTACAATACTCGTGGAAGAACAATCATTTTTGAGATCGCCACTCTCCCAAGCGGGGATAGCGGGAGTGAACACCAGAAGGGTAAAAAACCTCTAATTTACCTAATCGTCCGACCTCGGTTCCCCTCCCTGAGATCCGTGGCGTCATGATATATATGTACCCGTAGGTATTTAAAAGTAGTGTAACACCATGGTAAGGCATACGCTGAGATTGTCGCCTGTTGTGGCTCTGGTATCAACCGCATCGGAAACAGACAGGACTTTGACCAATTCACTTGCAGACCAGGTAGATCACCAAATGAGTCCAATAGGCGCAGCAGATCTGGGAGGGATTCAGAGTAGTTGCGAAGATATATttatgcatcatctgcatataaggagacaatCCTATGTTCATCTCCGTCCAGAATGCCCCAGTGTGGAGCCATACTTCGTAGCCATGTGGCTAACGGCTCAATTGCCAATGCAAACAGAATCGGCGATAAGGGACAACCTTGTCTCATGCCCCTACCTATATCAAACCCCTCTGAGATAACCCCGCCAGTCTTGACTCTCGCTTTTGGGCCTGAGTATATTACTGTTATCCAGCGCATGAATGTTTTGCCGAAACCCAAACGCCTCAATGCTTCAATTAAAAAAGGCCATCCcagagtgtcaaatgccttttctacatcCAGAGAGACCGCGATTCATGCGTAGTCAAGTTCCGGGGTCTCCGCAATAAGCCTCAGCAGACATCTGATGTTAATAAAAGTGTTGCGGCTGGGTATAAAACCGGATGGATCCGGATGAACCAGGACTGGCATCAGCAGAAGAAGGCGGTTCGCCAGCACTTTTCCCAGCAATTTACAGTCTGAATTCAACAGCGACAAGGGGCAATACGACCGAATGTCGAGGGGATCACGGCCTCTTGTATGGAGGACCACTATCACCGCCTCACGCTGTGACTCCGGGAGCCGACCCACCCAGAACCCCTTTGTTAACATTTCTAAATATGGTGTAAGCATCTGCATAGAGAAAGTTTGGTAGTACTCGGCTGGCAGACCATCGCCTCCCGGACCTTTTAAATGGGCTAATTGTCGCAAAGCTTGTTGAATCTCGTCCATTTCTATAGGTTTCTCTAGTTTTAGTACCTGTGGGATTGTCAGGCGAGTTAGTTGAAACGCCTGGAAAAAATCCTCCAGCTGTTCCGGGGACAGAGAGGGCCATGCAGTATACAGAGTACTGTAGTATTGTCTAAAGGCCTCATTTATTTCTAGCTGTGTGTTTACTATGGTTCCAGAATCCAATCAGATGGCACTTAAGGGAGTATGCTGTTGCTTGCCTTTCACTAACCAGGCCAGCAACCTACTAGAGCAGTCTCCCTCAGAGTGCAACTGAGCTGTATGATGATGATAATCAAACTGCCTTAGTTGCGAGTCAACCGCAGCCCAATTTTTCTTGAGCCCAACCAATCTACCCTGGTCCCCCCCCACCCGATGCCACTCCCCGCTCCACCTCGCGCAATTACCCCTCAATGTTTTGTAACTCTTCAGTTAACGTGCGACAAACCCCCCGCCACCGACATGCACATGCCCCTTACCACCACTTTATGACATTCCCACTCGACGGCACGTGATGATGCCGTCTGGGTATTCACAGCGAAGTTGGAACCTATACACTCTGCCAGCTCCGCACGGAAGGGGGGGTCATGCAACAGAGTCTGCTGCAAGCACTGAGTGGGGACATGCTTGGTTGTCCTGCCCCATTGAGCAGCGGCAAGCAGGGGGCAGTGGTCTGATAAGGTCTTAGCTAGGTATGATATCCCATGGAGATGGTGAGTCAGCTCATATGAACTTAACAGTAAATCTATGCGAGTATGAAGACGGTGGACCGGGGAGAAGGAGGAGTATTCTCTATCCAGGGGGTGTAATCCCGTCCAAACATTGAGAAGTCTCCTCTCTAGCGTCCAGGATTGCAGCTCCTGAGATAGTCTCCTACTGGGGGCGCCCTCAAGCGGCGGGTGAGATTTATTCATATCTATATCtgggacacaattaaagtctctGCCCCAGATACTGAGCAGCGACGGATCCCGTGTCAATTGCGCAGAGGTGGATGAAAAAAAATCTCCCTGCTTGGTGTTGGGTGCATACATTCCCTTTATAAccagttgttttcacctccagatgccccACTAAGTGGACATATCTGCCATCCTCATCTATTTGTGTGTGCTTTACTGTATAAGGAACTCCAGGGGCAATCCATATTAGCACACCTCTCGCGTATGCCGATGTCTTAGTGCCATAAACCGATCCCGACCACTTCCTACTGAGATTACCCAGATCATGAACtgtaaggtgtgtctcctgaagtatAGCTATATGTATCTTATGGTGTTTGAGGTAAGCATATATTCTGCAGCTTTTGGAGATGTTAGCCGTGCCCCCCACATTCCAAGTTAGAATATTATATGTGGCTGTGACAGCCTGAATGTGGAGCACCATAACCCCCCATTCCTGGTCGAGAGTCAGCTGTTCCCTAGGGGTCAACCAACCGCCCACACCGCCCACCCTCCTCCACTCCCCCCTACTCCGCGAGCATGAAAGAACTTGTGTGtagaaaagaaatagaaagagaTAAAGAACTTACAGAACCCAAAACAACAATTGACCTTGCAGCACAACCGGTGCAAACAGAGGCACTAGTCCGATCAAGTTCCTTTCGAAAACCCATATAGGTGTGGGGGCGCGGCGGGGAGAGGCACGAGTTGACCTTCGCTCGCAGCCTTATGCAGATAGTCTTCCTTCCTGTACGATCTCGGGCACTCCGCCACTTGCACACAGCCTCCCCAACAAGGCAAGATCAAGCACAGCAGCCGACACTGCCCGCATCAATGCTGCGGGGACATTTGCTCTCTTGGGCCGTGGACTCCACTCAGCAATGTCAAGAGCAGATCCGAGCAGACCACACGCGTTCCGTGTTGCTCCTTTGTGTTTCGTAGAACTCAGTTGCTCCGACCCATATGTATTGCAGTGCATTGTCTCATATGTCATCAGCCGTGCGTGGGGTGAAATCAGGACCAAGTATTAGCGGTGATGAAGGGGGTCTTGATTGACACTGTGACAAGCCTGAATCTGTGTTTCTGACCTCACTTCTAATCAGTGTCTGCGTTGTCACAAACATGTTGGCCTCTTTCAAGGCTTGCGCCTGGCCGTCTGCTGCCTGCGACCTGGACCGGCGCGCCTCGATCCTGGTGCCTACTTTCTTTTTACTCCGAGCGCGCGGGGCGAGCCAGTCCCTGCGTCCAACGTCTTCTTTGACTGGATCCACTAGGCCCTTGGGATGCAGCCACGTCCATGCATCCTCCGGGGTTGGGAAAATGAGTGTCCTGTCCCCATCTACCAGTCTTAGTCAGGCCGGAAACATGAGGGAATAAGTGATGTGTTTATTGCGTAGCAGTTGCTTCACCTTTGTAAAAGAGGCACGTTTGCGCTGAGCATCTCCTGTATAATCTGGGTAGGCCGTGATAACAGCGTTGTCCATTCGGatagggcccagagtcctaaagccctgTAGGACCTGATCTCTGTCGCAATAGTTTAGAAATCTTGCAATCAGCGGTTGGGGAAAGACCCCGGACGCGAAGGCCCACCCAGGATCCAATGGCCTCGCTCCACCACTAACATaggtggcacattttgtgacagcacTGTATCTTTCAACCAACACTCCAGGAACATTTCCGCATTGGGGAGAATTGCCCTCTCTGGGATACCCAGGAATCTGATATTGTTCCTTCGTGAGCGGCCTTCTGCGTCCTCAGCCCTTCATTGCAATTGTGTTATCTCAGCCTCCATGCGTTGAATTTGAGCTTTCATGTCGGAAATGTCAGGTTGAGCTGTGTTAACCGCTCTCAGCCGGTCTGACCGCAAAAGATCCAAGCCTCTTCACCATCATGGCCACGCAGAGTTAACCCCACGAGCAGATCACTGTATGCGGCAGCGCCGGGGAAGGCCATAATAATTGTGCTCCAGAGTTTTTGAGTCCCAGGGCCTGGGCAAGCTATAAGGCTGTGCTCAGTCAGCCTGTCCTTGGCGCCACTCAGGCAGGTTTTCAATAAGCGTACAGTCTTCACCCTCCACATCATATCTTGGAGTATGTTTGCAGGGTATTAGCCCAGCTCTGTAGGCTCCTCACCCAGGTCGGGGGGAAGAAAAGGCAAGGGGGAGGGGAGCCAAATCTCCTCGTTCGGGGTATTGTGTCTCTTGGGTCATAGGAGGGAGAACACGACACCTCAAGCCCCCAGGGAGGACTGCCCCCTCGTCAGCCACACCAGCGCTCCGTAACTCCTGCAATTGTTTCTTAAGAGGTCAGCTCCTAAGGTGCCCGCGGCTCAACTCACCCTCAAGGCCCAGCCGCCGCACGCCCCGCAAGGCCGGTCAGCCCAGCTCCAGGCATCAGCACTAGGCCCACCACGCCGATGCGCGTGGGCCCCCTCCATTTGTTCCGGGCCCCTCCTGGCCCGATTTTACCTCAGACGGCGATCCGCCGTCTCCGGTTTCGGCTGCTATACTCCCCCGCCCGGCAGAGTCTTGCAAATGCAGCGGGGGGCCGCGCAGCGAGCGCGTCACATGCGGCCTCAGCAAAGGGCTCTCTCACTCCAGAGGGGCCAGCCGTCCGGCCCCAGATATCTCTGGGTCTTGGTGTGTAGCTGGGAGCACCGCGATGCAGCAGTGGGCGTCAGGACCCACAGGAACAGATAATTTCACAAATTAGTggtgggccgcgagcggagctctttaCAAAGCGTCCACTCCTGCCAATCTTGGCCAACCCTCCATCCTGTTACTATGCTGGCTTTTTACCTATAGAGAAGCGCCACAGAAGGGAGTCGGTTTTTacacctttgaacttctgtttggtcatcctgtaagggggacCACTGTGTCTGGTGAGGGAAGGTTTGGAGAGActgctcaaagagcccaaacaagacattgttggctatgtgcttggcctacatttAAGGATTGCTGAGtgcatggaaaaaaaacaatccaaaaaccttgaggccagccaagagctccagaagctttggcatgatcaaaaggctgccATGGTGGAGTTCTAACCAGGgtggaaggtgtgggtactggagcctgtggctcccagggaactCCAGGAAAAATGGGGTGGCCCTTACCCTATACTTGAAAAGAAAAGTAAGGTCACTTATCTGGTTCACCTAGGCACTCCCAGGAACCGCACAGGGTTATCCATGTAAATcacctaaagctcttccatgac belongs to Pleurodeles waltl isolate 20211129_DDA chromosome 9, aPleWal1.hap1.20221129, whole genome shotgun sequence and includes:
- the LOC138259721 gene encoding histone H2A type 2-C-like — encoded protein: MSGRGKQGGKARAKAKTRSSRAGLQFPVGRVHRLLRKGSYAKRVGAGAPVYLAAVLDYLTAEILELAGNAARDNKKTRIIPRHLQLTIRNDEELNKLLGRVTIAQGGVLPNIQAVLLPKKTESHKAGGKASK